GAAAAACAATTACTGATAGtcgcttaaataaaaaaatatagtacgaACCCTTTGTTAATGAatcagaatatatattttgaaattaaaacccACCTTTACTGGTTACCATATTAGTCGTATAGTTTTCTCGTTCAAAATTAACGCATTTTCTCACGATCTACTATAGaaattggtaatttttatgttaacgcgtattgatttattaatctgttaaaaattacaataagtaaTCGTTTAAaggtttaacaataaaatgtagatGGCAGGTATTGTAATAggaattataacattataaaaagataattgcataggatatattatttaggtatattacaatttataacaataataattaatcgtattattataaataaattaaaaatgtacaattttgtgAAAATCTCACTACTCgtttacacaataaatattatttaataagttattaacaaATCCAAGTgtgcattaaataaaataggtagctTAGTATCGCCGTAGAACAGAAGAAAAAATAGCTAgtacacaaaaacaaaatgtatagttttataattaaatcgtatCTGGTGATTGCGATGTTTATACTTTTCacgtacacaataaaaattatgaattataaatataacatgtatcaCCTGTCCTGTCGTATCAAATAGATCAGAACATTTTACGttgaaatcataaataatacactacAGGTATGTGAAGAGTCAATCGAAGAACGAAAATGTTGTATAAGTAgtacatataatttgtacGGAAGTGAAAAAATCGAGAATACTGCATCGTATATTCGTATGCAACACGGGCACACAAACGCATCATAATACTGTCACAATCAAATTCACGAGTCTTCTCAATTATAACTtactattttttctatattcgtagattattttttctgaGAACTAACTAAAAATCGAGAAGATAGTTTTCATTCatagtcataaaatatatcacataGTTCCTCGTAGGCACAACctttaactgtttttaattttcgtccattaaaaacatgtaataattaatagttaaaatattattatcttataataaacgCAAGAGAATTCCTAAAAGGTATGTACATAAGGATATCGAAAATACGTCGGATAAAGTTATCCGGACGGTATTCTGAAGTAGATTAttctgacaataataattagggcCGGGATTTCTACAcactttgtattattgttttcttgatattaatattaaagtatactcGAATCAgaacaaaaagttttaattttgcatttttttgagaattttcatttttaagccggtattttgtattgtttagaGCATTTTAGAGCATTCAACACTTTAATtacggtttttaattttatttttaatgatttttacttataacgtGCCAACAAGTTTTTCGAGTTTAATTAATCGAAATTTTTCGAAACGATCCGAACGACGAAAATCGAGATTATGAGCGGCGACGGAAAATtaaatgagtataataatattctttcatCATATTAAAACGCACGGAAGACTTGTTATCGTGCAGCCCTGCAAAAGTTTTTCTTCGAATTTAAGAAAATgcattgttttgaatttttagagcaaaaaaaagcattttacGGGATTTTCTCGCGGCATTACATTCCCGGCCGTATAGTGATTGCGTAAcgtcattatatttatgttatggaAATCGACGACCATATGCAGCGTGTGCCGCCGCGGTCGTGTGCAGTACGGCGTACTGCGGCGCGCGCGCCTTAGCCCACTTCGTAGCCGAAGATGTTCTGCAGGTTGTAGTTGAACAGCTTGAAGTCGAGCTCGAACGTGCTGTACAGCCTGAGCACGGTGTCGTGGTCCAGCGGCGCGAAGTACTTGACCAGCTGCGTGGACGTGTTGGAGTCGGGACCCTTCGGGAACCGGACGTCGGCCGCGCCCACCACGTGCCGGAGCAGGTAGTCCGAGTCCTCGACCAGCGACTCGTGCTTGCCGATGAAGTCGTAGTCGACGGCGCACGGCCGGCACAGCCTGTCGATGGGCGCCCAGTGCTCGTTGAACACCGTGTCCCGGGTGTCGGCCACGAACGCGGCGAACTCGGCGAACGTCACGTCGTCGCCGTTGCGCAGTGACTGTTCCGTAGCGTTGGCCCGGTACCGCCTGACGATCCGCCGGCCGAACCGCGACTGGAAGTACCGGGAGCTGTCCTGGTGCCGCTGCTCCAGCTTGTTCCGGTACGCGGACAGCAGCCGCTCGAACGGGTGCCGGACGAACAGGAACTTGGTGTACGTGGCGAGCATGTCGGCCGCCCGGGCCGCCGGGTAGTCGCTCAGCCGGTCCAGCGTGCTGGGCTTGTGCACCACGTCCGCCGGGATCTGCGACAGGTCCGGCGCGCCCGGCTCCGCGTTCCCGGACAGCGCCATGAACACCCGTTTCCAGTTGGTGCACGCCACCTGCGGGACGACGCGTCACGattatgtgtgttttttaatcACTCTATACAGCGTatcggtatattatttaaaaccccTTTAGGGAAATTGGCATTCTCTGGTTTTCAACTTTGAGGACGGTTTTTGACAGCAAATTGGAGGATATAGTCGAAATACTTCAAAAGAGGAATGTTCATACGCACAGTCGCGAAGATAACGCACACCGCTGCCCTCCCGGCTCCCGCCCaccatacattattaaatcttatattatttttataactgttattatcatcattccTCTTcttgtttatacaattattatgcgtTTATCGGCGATTGCACTTTTGCGGTTTCGGGTTTTTGTCACAGAACACGGCACCGGCTGAAATAATCACCGATAAACAGCGTATAAAAGGCCGCACGACCGACGACCAAGCACCAGTCTTTTACCTGATTTGTAGCAAGACCCACCCGGGCAGACTTGCGCATTTCGGGTAGAAACATCCCAACCAAACCTATCCGACGGTATCTATATCGGTCGACAGTGCAACAGGTCAATAGTATTTCGGCATTGCACTGATCATCCATATATCTACCGCAGTTCATGGGGCAATAGTCGGAGTATTCTGGCATTGCACCGACTGCCATACCGTTCGATAGGAGGTTCCATATCCCCGTCGTGCCGTTAAAATGCTTCGACGTTGGATattacaagtaaaatattaatttctcctcagttcgatttttaatattttgttgtaatttaaaaataaaaattccacACGGCACACACATcaccaaatatttacattaacatTTCCTAAacatggtataattttaattttttgaattatttatagacatttgaattttttttttattatatatatcaataaaaaaaatataaaaacttgaaaattgaaaacacaGTTCctcataatttgttattctaacaatttaaaaatgttaaagatGCATAAActcacaaatttttttatcaatatgaaAGTTCAAATTCTAACAAAATTCCTTAACATcacgaaaatttgaaaataattttgtagttataaatagatcaaatattaaatttttaagctataacattgaaaattgaaCACAAGGTTTCCTTAAGTGATTTAACCCATAAccaaaaaccttaaaaatgtatatacatagtttttttttatacattaaacattttaattggtaCAAAATCAGATGTTTAAACggagaataataaatttagttattttatcgtaatttaaaaatattactagtgggtatttgaaactatataaatatattttactattacaaAAACGTCAAAGATGGTaggttgaataattttatttttgctgaaaatattgcatttgtaaatttaattgtgtatgtgaaatataattatatacattaaacattacccacgaatattatttttaaattacaataacaatataaatataagtaaaatcgTTATTCTTTGTTTGAATACATAATTTCAACAACATTTCAACttgaaatctataaaaatgaaaacgcatctattttttagatttttggtaACAGTATGAACTAGgaacttatttttttggtattaaGTGGGCAATGCCCTGTTGCCCCTATTACAACTATTtagtaagaataatattacgatcgTTCgtgaatttgaattaaaataattatgttataaaatgtccTATGAGAAGCcttgaaaaatactaaaaaaatatatacacaccgtGTATaaacaacgataatatttgatataaacatttagtgaaaatttcaagtatttacggtcatttgtttttatgtaaaaccaAAAAACTAAGTTTGTAGAACACTAATTTCACGTAAAAATTGCCGTTTTTCcttttaacttttgatttaCCATAGTATCAATCACGGTGAATTTGCTACCAGAAACGATTAACTAATAAGATGGTTAGGTTGttcttatacaaaataaatcctataatattgtattattttaagttttcaattatacacatataatacatttatgtattctatatattttttatataacacataataagtaatataatatgacgtactTAGGCGATTTgtttacatcatattatattaagacaaTTAGTTATAAGCTATGGCTAACGTCAATTTAAtgtccaaaataattattttattataatttataatatacatcatactattattaccaTCTTATATTTCTGTTGTTCAACCTGAAAATGATTCTATAACACCCCAGGGCACCACGGTTCGCGTACTTTGGGAACcactacaatatataatatatatatacgaaataACCTGGACACCTGGTTTAATTGTATGTGagcgtgtatttatattttacagtattatatagtacttacatataatatgtagaggGAAAACTATACGAATATACCTCCTAATCTGTTTTTGAAGTCGGTCGGTAAAGTGTAAGTGGGTTAGTAGTTGTTAATACCATGGGCTATGGAAAATAAAACTAGTTTTAATCTTCGTGGTCATATTTACCTAAACGACTAAACATATACACTGTGGCCGGCGGCCGCTGacgtacttaatataattatattattatgttagagTACACGCCGTACCTACATgtttatgagtttatgacgTATTGTCTCCAGtctttaatgtatatatcacAGCAAATTTGCGTCCAACAAAACCAATTTTGTGTtactagatttaatattacttatttatattaactgtaattatttgtattatcagATTTAAAAAACTGTTAGCATATTACCGGTATTTGTGCGTtggtattttacaatattgtacatagccaaattaaaatatttataccgtAAAAAGTGGTGttcaaaaatagatattattcttttacttttaaatttgaataacacCATAACCTTTCTGCTAATCGTCAACTTTCCATGTTGTGAGACGTCTACAACACTTACGAGTGTGACGCCCTATTAGTATTAagatgtaataatgtataacatactATTAACTCACCTTTGGTACGTAACAATAGAGCAATTTATGTCGATTGTCGACCAGAATGTGGTCCAAGAGTACGCTATCATTGATGGCTTGCTGGTAGTCATCGTCGTCCTTAGGTAACTTGAACGAACGGCACATCACTGACACGTGCTCTTGTCTTTCTAGATAGATCAATCTCTCTAAAAACGATTGTGTGTCATAATTTTCTTCTGTAAAATCATCTAaaagacgaaaaaaaaagaaagttattttagcattttaaaaaaaaccacttgTTATACAACGGCAGTCTTTGCCATTGTAGtatctgtataatttattttcctattatccgtaaaatgttatacgattatttaaaaaaaaaatttacagaaCACCTTTTactctataaaaatatggaaaatgtaaaaattatggattttgatgttaaaaaaaacttataagaaaccttgtatttaattttcagcTCTACcagctattaaattattttgtgatttgACAAAATCTAACGAAATTCTAATgacaaatacttataaaaaaaatttgcttaaaaaatacagaaaataCAGCTTGTACATACAGCATCATGATTTAACTatgagaataattaaaataaaacaatttagtaaGAAACCATtgaaaaactacaaaaaattaaaacttaaaaaatactgttctaatttatttatttctcttTCCTCGCATTTGCCTAGTATAccgacataatttattttgtaaatattgccGGAAGTAGTACCCTTTACCGTCCAAAGCCTACTAATCGCAATTAAGCATTAAGCGTACAACAATAGTGTGTGCAAAATAGAGACATGCTGCAAAATATGTTACGCTGACATACTTTCAAAACGCACATCCGAACACACGTATTATTTCTGATTACAAGCATTTTCTAATACCTGATTACACTTCATTCCTCGAAAAGAAATCAATGGTGTTAAACATCttataattagataatcaacgtttatcaaatatatttgagtttttgtttttacacgtTTAATGTgttaacacataataattgagtaataattaataattaattattgatattttatattgtttatcatttattcatacatttctgAAGGCATTAAAAAGTGTttgtagtttataattttagattctgagtggagcggtgaatattatttacttttttttttaatgatatatgttttttattctcttatttttttacttgttattagtttttagagTAGTAGACAAATTAAGAGTTTGATTTCTAACTTTGAGGGTAGTTTTTAGTAGCATATtaaatctagttggtacttgcgtcaattttgattttttgttgcaaactaaaaataaataactaaagagactcatttttttaagaatatccATATAAGCAATAACTAGAcgtcaaataattttcaaaatagattgcttgtttttggattttttaaataaaatacaagatttctattaagttttttgtttaataataaaaaaaacgttgaaaatataatatattaccatgTTTGCTCaatgaaaatttttgaaatatttatagcacTGGCCTATTCACATTGTTCTACGATAAATCGGtattaaatcaaaagttaataataatatatactgtcaTAGTAACTAATAAGTACGTGTTGGGCAAAAAATGAGCAACCTACCGTATGTccgtattagttataataaaataattaaatatataattatataatatactatacttgGTAATATAGGCTACCAGACGTCTTcactcaaaataatttttcatacacaataatttaacattgaattcaaatagaAATCCACTACAATGACCTACTCAATGTTTGAGGCACACTCGAAACCTACTGTACAGTAGGGCGGTTACCTACTTCtccttcttttattttaaattcaattttaaatagattactCACTTTCCAAAAcaaaccaaattttttttaaatgatataaataaattttatgaaattatcatattttaacaaaattaaaataataaattcaaaaatttttactgtacttcagcattatttttattatatttaaagtttcatATTTATAGCATTAACCATCGTatgcatatttgtatttattttaattattagtagttagtattttatttattattctccacggttaatattttataatttgtttccataatttaaaatattatcgttttattataGCATGTTTTAGCCTTATTAAATATCGAAAGTGATCAAACCTCATCTATGACTCCGCCaattatgatgatatatattattttcacgtgATCAACTTGATCAATATTCAAGGTTCGTATAAACGCTAAAAGTGTGagtgactattattattatttccagtCACTTTGCAGTATtcgtttaatcattatttaatttttattaattttccatgaattaaaatattatataaaaaattttcgtgttttgattttacaattatatacgtacctatCTCATTTAAAGATTCCTTCAAATAATTTCTCTATTGATAATCAAATAGTAGCAGATAGACACTtgagattaaaaaatgttcaaggtAATATTGATTCACCACGACTAAATTTTAAGgtaggtattaataattattatgtttaaactttGCAGAGACAATTGTCAATAGATtccacattttaaataaataaacattacgaAAAAGGTTCTGGCATAGAGGTTACATTCGgcgtttttcaaataaacacacaaacagtaatggtataaatattaacataatattctttttttatatatacctaggtaATAGATACAGTAAAACGTTTagccttataatataaatactataaataatgtataatataaccatatagATACTTTATTAGAATAGTCTTTCCATAAACACGGTCGGCaagaatatgaaaataacgtacattaatatttttcagtatgaaatataagtatttactttTTCACGTATAGATTTACCTCGcgcgttttaataattaataatgtacgcGTATCTACCTGCCATCTATCTACGTTTGTGGCttgtcaaattaaattaaataaacttcaaGAACTTTGAATTGtatgatattgatataataatattatgatgacaacaaataacaataaaaaatgccGCCATGCTAGCTAAGGCATAGAAATGTATTGTACTCAGCAACTAAAATTGTGTGTTGTACGGCACATTTTTGTGTAGTACAAAATGCTAAGTgtgttatttgaaattaaaaagtgCGTAATGGTCTAACTGTTTCTTATAGTTTTttcttagttttatttttgtttaatttatttatagataggtattaacacattttgtaaaaatattttttctgtataataattaatatttataattataattatactataataaatgatcGTGGCAAAAGTCAAAATCGAACAAACCTCAGGAATTCCCTGACAAAACGCGAATTGCCCACGATACTCAGACAAAATGTCATACTTCGTCTTTTGCCCTGATACATCTGGTTGTAACCAACCTTATTTGAGCAAAACCGTAGTGACTTTTTTCGTaagattttattacaattattaatgacCACCATAAGCGGAAATTTGGTTGAATTTTTAGGGGGGCTATAATAATCCAATGTAAAGTGACCCCGTACCCTCTttctatacacaaatataacatattacctTCGATTTTTCGGGGAACTATTAAAATACCCGGGGGACTAAGCTTCTCTAAGTTCCCTCCCCCGATGTCCACCTATGATGACCACACGTAGTCCATACTCcatttatcattgtttttgtatttaatctacttcttatattataaacacacgtGTACAGAATACACTTTATCTAATTGCTGTATAAtattggaataataataattaatcatgtatataaataccacaaaaatatattttttttaaataaatgtaccaacttatttaattcttaaaattaacgttatacctatatcattaaatttttattattatttatgcatgtttaattatttttgaacaataatatttatttgtatataatattattgtatatagtatttaaaatgccATGGTTTTGCCTAAATAAGGTTGATCACTTCTTTGTTTGCCCGGCCAAAAGTCAAAGTATGACATTATGCCCAATTATCGTGAACAATTCGCGTTTTGTCCGAGCATATCTGAGGTTTCCacgtaacaaatatatatatatacaaagttAACAGTAAGCACTGTTAACTTTGTATGTATAGATTAATTACATAcctcctatatattatatatatagaaacttTGACTAATtcatacttatgtatataatttaaatacagtttGAAGAATGTGAGAGCAAAATTCCCCGCGTTAATgcaaagtttaatataaattgaatagaacgaaaaatatacattttagtctctatatttttatctctaTTCTATGTCCCTAAAGCGCAGTGTGTCTcaacatttgtattatacgGTGACAcgctatagaaatattttatactttgcagcacgataaaaaaataagaataataggtaatatttaattttaatttacaatgtaaaattaaaaataacaaagaaaaaatattataaataataatgataaatgccgataaaagataacttatttttattcatcaaagaaattatatcaaatgttccctattaattattgttataagtcGTATCGAAAATGTTTGTACATTTTGCGTCATTTAATATACTTCGCGGCACTTTTGGACTTATCTGACGACACACTAGTTAAAAAACAATGCTATAGACTATAGATTATAGAGTTTAGAGTTTTGACAACAATTTTGGCCAGTAAGTAATAAGCTAGTTTAGGTAAGGAATAAGTATGTGCTACAGAGAAATAcacttatgattatattatattttttatagtgatatatttgagtctatattgtgtatttatgtgTTTCTTATTATCATACTACTGTGCGAACCTACTATATGTTAAACTAAtctgtttttgtttaaacgattaaaagtttatgtttactatagagtatagactaacattaaagataaaattatactatgactgaatttcaatacattatgtaccttatttactatattttactttacaattaatatacctaacctttgtcttttttttatttgatcatgactatattatttatattcatactcTGAACAATAACttactgtattttaaattataaaatattgtcttatgtattagtttataaatgtataataatatatataatatattataatgactttTGAGTAACTAATCATTTATTCAAAAGCTTTTACTgattaatatacaagtatttacatgataattgattataaaatatatttgtatgtatttagtatattattttacgtctgtataataaatgtttttatacgcaaaatttaaacaatgtaaataacgcattttaatagtacttacgggttttaaaaatatttatgtaaaaa
This genomic stretch from Rhopalosiphum maidis isolate BTI-1 chromosome 3, ASM367621v3, whole genome shotgun sequence harbors:
- the LOC113556663 gene encoding carbohydrate sulfotransferase 11-like — its product is MILKIVILCWIIICSTAMLFYTEHFYINIFKTHDFTEENYDTQSFLERLIYLERQEHVSVMCRSFKLPKDDDDYQQAINDSVLLDHILVDNRHKLLYCYVPKVACTNWKRVFMALSGNAEPGAPDLSQIPADVVHKPSTLDRLSDYPAARAADMLATYTKFLFVRHPFERLLSAYRNKLEQRHQDSSRYFQSRFGRRIVRRYRANATEQSLRNGDDVTFAEFAAFVADTRDTVFNEHWAPIDRLCRPCAVDYDFIGKHESLVEDSDYLLRHVVGAADVRFPKGPDSNTSTQLVKYFAPLDHDTVLRLYSTFELDFKLFNYNLQNIFGYEVG